In the genome of Blastopirellula marina, one region contains:
- a CDS encoding glycosyltransferase family 4 protein → MKVLHLNDHLASKGGIETYLLSVIPQLAQQGIHSKVVFASGDPTLVSDSEEVPSLGSPRIADRKVARKALKSIISELQPDIVHLHNVQNVGAISACLDAVPCIVTAHDYRYFCPASSFYFRGTKEICNRKCNAGCFVETAKKRCMSPRPLNGWRQYSRVMWMSKHIHRFKRVIAPSEGASSRLVAAGLPASQISVVPYFCPMEPLDEPRPIPTQRQILFLGRLSENKGWKYFVEALGKLPASIQGKMVGNITPENRTEVMSWADKNGCAARLTLAPWASRSEIVEHYRQASVVVFPSIWDETLGIVGLESLACGVPVVASDVGGVREWLIEGETGRLVPIKNADAIAKAVAELIDSPEVLDQMGTMGQRLIREKFQASVHLEALVRTYGDAAHGQIEAPIGDDLANKMFTEGQLQ, encoded by the coding sequence ATGAAAGTTCTTCACTTAAACGATCACCTCGCTTCAAAAGGTGGCATTGAAACGTATTTGCTTTCGGTAATACCGCAGTTAGCACAACAAGGTATTCATTCCAAAGTCGTATTTGCCTCTGGCGACCCGACTTTGGTTTCGGATTCAGAAGAAGTTCCCTCACTTGGATCACCGAGAATCGCTGATCGGAAGGTTGCTCGAAAGGCGCTAAAATCGATTATCAGCGAGCTTCAGCCTGACATCGTTCATTTGCATAATGTTCAAAATGTCGGAGCAATCTCAGCTTGTCTTGATGCCGTACCGTGCATCGTTACTGCCCACGATTATCGATACTTTTGTCCCGCTTCCTCATTTTATTTCCGCGGAACGAAGGAAATCTGCAATCGAAAATGCAATGCAGGTTGCTTTGTTGAGACAGCCAAAAAAAGGTGTATGTCTCCACGTCCGTTGAATGGTTGGCGACAGTACTCGCGTGTGATGTGGATGAGTAAACACATTCACAGGTTCAAACGAGTGATCGCACCGAGCGAAGGTGCCTCGAGTCGCTTGGTCGCAGCGGGGTTACCAGCATCTCAAATAAGCGTTGTGCCATACTTCTGTCCGATGGAGCCACTTGACGAACCGAGGCCAATTCCTACTCAGCGACAGATCCTGTTTCTCGGCCGCCTCAGCGAAAATAAGGGCTGGAAGTATTTTGTTGAGGCTCTCGGAAAGCTGCCTGCTTCCATACAAGGAAAGATGGTTGGCAATATTACACCCGAGAATCGAACAGAGGTAATGTCATGGGCCGATAAGAATGGTTGTGCGGCGCGACTTACTCTCGCTCCCTGGGCGAGTCGTAGTGAAATTGTAGAGCATTATCGTCAGGCCTCAGTCGTAGTCTTTCCCTCGATTTGGGACGAAACGCTGGGAATTGTAGGCTTAGAATCGCTTGCCTGTGGTGTTCCAGTCGTTGCATCCGATGTCGGAGGGGTAAGGGAGTGGCTGATTGAAGGTGAAACGGGACGACTGGTTCCCATCAAGAATGCCGACGCGATTGCTAAGGCCGTCGCGGAACTCATCGACTCTCCCGAGGTTTTAGACCAAATGGGCACGATGGGACAACGTCTTATTCGTGAGAAGTTTCAGGCCTCCGTTCACCTCGAAGCACTCGTTCGAACCTATGGAGATGCAGCGCATGGACAAATCGAAGCACCAATCGGTGACGATTTAGCTAATAAGATGTTCACTGAAGGGCAATTGCAGTGA
- a CDS encoding glycosyltransferase family 4 protein yields the protein MNAYAVKQSDGSKVDCVERLRVLLYQFFPGGGIGRYTHELAKALSTFPEIDLTVVCSGDYEWLAEAEYDVRPILPCLSHTISLVRRCKFLSAQLGAPRRLLSLVKEESADVVHLSNINYIAFPIWNLWIPSGVAVTATAHDVKRAKHIISRSYDDFCLKSFYRRSDALFVHSESQAMELVEWVGYDRDKVEVVPHGIYEYPSSDHDQHTCRRHLKIPCDVPLGLCFGQVRDDKNIDALMRALTNKEVQSHLVIAGSGGSKGHRPVEYYRKLATELGIEHRVHFLTGYVEESQVGRLFAASDWVSLTYKSSFTSQSGVLNVAMHYKRPVVVTPTPTVRQTVEAFRIGVSADGDSAEEIAPALIKMEQCVRQGAQFEFAKYAEAHSWENNASATIRRWQQLKSVTSSSSH from the coding sequence ATGAATGCTTACGCGGTAAAGCAGTCGGATGGCTCCAAGGTAGATTGCGTTGAGCGATTGCGAGTGCTCCTTTATCAGTTCTTTCCGGGTGGAGGAATTGGACGCTACACACATGAGTTGGCGAAAGCTCTCTCGACTTTTCCTGAGATTGACCTCACAGTCGTGTGTTCGGGTGACTACGAGTGGCTAGCTGAAGCCGAATATGACGTTCGTCCGATCCTTCCCTGTCTATCGCACACGATCTCGTTGGTTCGGCGGTGTAAATTCTTGTCGGCTCAATTAGGTGCGCCACGGCGGCTTCTATCTCTCGTGAAGGAGGAATCGGCTGATGTGGTTCACTTAAGTAACATTAACTACATCGCCTTTCCGATTTGGAATTTATGGATACCTTCCGGAGTTGCAGTCACGGCGACGGCCCATGATGTCAAGCGTGCCAAGCACATCATCTCCCGATCGTATGATGATTTTTGCCTGAAATCATTCTATCGACGATCTGATGCTCTATTCGTTCATAGCGAATCACAAGCAATGGAACTTGTCGAATGGGTGGGATACGACCGCGATAAGGTTGAGGTCGTTCCACATGGAATTTACGAATACCCCTCGTCAGATCATGATCAGCATACCTGCAGAAGGCATCTGAAGATTCCGTGTGATGTTCCATTAGGGCTCTGTTTTGGTCAGGTGCGCGATGATAAGAACATTGACGCACTGATGCGAGCTCTGACCAACAAGGAAGTCCAGTCACACTTGGTTATTGCTGGCAGTGGTGGCTCGAAGGGGCACAGACCAGTCGAGTATTACCGGAAGCTTGCGACTGAATTGGGGATCGAGCACAGGGTGCACTTCCTTACAGGATATGTAGAAGAGTCACAGGTAGGTCGCTTGTTCGCTGCATCCGATTGGGTTTCTTTGACCTACAAGTCTTCGTTCACATCCCAGAGTGGTGTGTTGAATGTTGCCATGCACTACAAGAGACCTGTTGTCGTTACTCCAACTCCTACCGTGCGTCAAACCGTCGAAGCTTTTCGAATCGGTGTATCAGCAGACGGAGATTCAGCGGAGGAAATTGCCCCAGCGCTAATTAAGATGGAACAATGTGTTAGGCAGGGGGCTCAATTTGAATTTGCAAAGTATGCAGAAGCTCATTCCTGGGAGAATAACGCTTCAGCGACAATTCGCCGCTGGCAGCAATTGAAGTCTGTAACTTCATCGTCCTCGCATTAA
- a CDS encoding O-antigen ligase family protein, whose amino-acid sequence MRESVSPIKYILFGMLGAYLLVAAASVSSGVSANNSFAVLKYLRIALLLCCGALSITWFRMPRMNSAGFGLLLLTSVYWFAGAWSSSPIWALAYKGLFFASVIAGACMACAIRNGSDLLAFCRSMTAAALVGLILVLMIVMWELGSAPIFVHGRLGIMGINANILGQTASIYGVISFFHWTIEKRDSWKWVSLSVFILMLLMVILTGSRGALALCCLGTAVQIPTISKQRRTQVILYGIALVTMLAIGYFVVNDTGGEVQFDNESSSDQWEFRARLWSEGLKDTRSGIWRYAIRLFTRNPLIGIGWLHYGKSWGTVQSSYLQVLVEAGMLGGILCLVFLYKATTRMIMAVKRARKSSDALSSLTFLCSGLLVAILLHAGFESSAFVGTTPNSFLLSFCVFHLDMRMDMGRSQEVSRRVRKRRLTT is encoded by the coding sequence ATGCGAGAGTCTGTTTCACCGATTAAGTACATCTTATTCGGGATGCTCGGTGCCTATCTGCTTGTCGCGGCTGCGTCTGTATCTAGTGGAGTCAGTGCCAATAACAGTTTTGCCGTACTAAAGTATCTGCGAATTGCTCTACTGCTGTGTTGTGGAGCCTTGTCGATAACCTGGTTTCGAATGCCTCGAATGAACAGCGCAGGCTTTGGATTGCTCTTGTTGACATCTGTTTACTGGTTCGCAGGCGCGTGGAGTTCATCGCCTATTTGGGCACTGGCCTATAAAGGGTTGTTTTTTGCCTCTGTGATTGCAGGTGCATGTATGGCGTGTGCGATTCGTAACGGAAGTGACTTGCTCGCATTTTGTCGATCCATGACCGCTGCGGCACTCGTCGGGTTGATCTTAGTGCTCATGATTGTCATGTGGGAATTAGGTTCAGCCCCAATCTTTGTTCACGGTCGCCTGGGCATCATGGGGATCAACGCAAATATTCTTGGTCAAACAGCGAGTATCTACGGTGTCATCTCATTCTTTCACTGGACAATTGAGAAGCGAGACAGTTGGAAGTGGGTCTCACTTTCCGTATTCATCTTAATGTTGTTAATGGTGATTCTCACTGGAAGTCGCGGAGCTCTGGCTCTATGCTGTCTCGGCACTGCTGTTCAAATTCCAACCATCTCAAAGCAGCGGCGCACACAAGTTATTCTTTACGGCATCGCGCTCGTGACGATGCTCGCGATAGGCTACTTCGTGGTGAATGATACGGGGGGGGAAGTTCAATTCGATAACGAGAGTTCGTCAGATCAATGGGAGTTTCGAGCCCGGCTTTGGAGCGAGGGATTAAAGGACACTCGTAGTGGTATTTGGCGGTATGCGATCCGTTTATTTACCAGAAATCCCCTCATTGGAATTGGCTGGCTTCACTACGGGAAATCATGGGGGACCGTTCAAAGTTCCTACTTGCAAGTGTTGGTTGAAGCGGGGATGTTGGGGGGCATTCTATGTTTGGTTTTTCTATACAAGGCCACTACGCGAATGATCATGGCAGTAAAGAGGGCACGTAAATCTAGCGACGCCTTGTCATCGCTGACATTCCTCTGCTCTGGGCTGCTCGTCGCGATTCTTTTGCACGCCGGATTCGAGTCAAGTGCCTTTGTAGGAACAACTCCTAATTCATTTCTGTTGAGCTTTTGCGTGTTCCATTTAGACATGAGAATGGATATGGGTCGTTCTCAAGAGGTCTCAAGAAGAGTTCGAAAAAGACGACTCACAACGTGA
- a CDS encoding glycosyltransferase, with product MIPGLANSSGPSQVVSHLVREACASGHECSLYYATGRNADCEVTIHPDCDVQGFPALGLKKWGYSPEMKRAVLSKVPNCDIVHCHSMWLYPTMIAARTAYRAGVPYIIRPAGSLEPWCVRGLKKQLYLKLIERTILDRASAIHAVSQQEANNVKSFGFRAPAVVVPNGVDIAESGPSRSEARRLLGLPEDRPIVLFLSRIHEKKGLDVLGEAMLDVRKRLPAAMVAVAGPDSHEYAKKIKQLYKDLGIIDATRFLGEVSGELKQAAYRAADVFALPTHSENFGVVVLEALAEGTPVVVSKNAPWAAVEERRAGFWIENTPLALSHALTTILSNPDLHEEMSRNAKDFVIEQFSWASIGRSIEQMYQQIIARSQTLIEIA from the coding sequence GTGATTCCTGGTTTGGCGAATTCTTCTGGGCCTTCCCAAGTGGTTTCGCACTTAGTGCGCGAAGCGTGCGCGAGTGGGCACGAGTGCTCACTTTACTATGCAACGGGACGGAACGCAGATTGCGAAGTAACGATACATCCAGATTGCGATGTACAAGGATTTCCAGCACTAGGATTAAAGAAATGGGGTTATTCCCCGGAAATGAAACGTGCTGTTCTTAGTAAGGTGCCGAACTGTGATATCGTGCATTGTCATAGCATGTGGCTCTATCCGACGATGATCGCGGCTCGGACGGCTTACCGAGCTGGCGTCCCATACATTATTCGCCCAGCTGGTTCATTGGAGCCGTGGTGTGTTCGCGGCTTAAAGAAGCAGCTCTATTTGAAACTGATTGAACGGACAATTCTGGATCGCGCGTCGGCAATTCACGCTGTTTCGCAGCAAGAGGCGAACAACGTAAAGTCTTTTGGGTTTCGTGCTCCCGCTGTAGTCGTTCCGAACGGAGTAGATATTGCAGAAAGTGGTCCATCCAGGAGCGAGGCCCGTCGGTTACTTGGCCTTCCTGAAGATCGCCCGATTGTGCTTTTTCTGAGTCGCATTCATGAGAAGAAGGGGTTGGATGTTTTAGGTGAGGCGATGTTGGATGTACGGAAAAGACTGCCAGCGGCAATGGTCGCTGTGGCAGGTCCCGATTCCCATGAATATGCCAAGAAAATCAAACAGTTGTACAAAGACTTAGGCATCATTGACGCAACACGCTTTCTCGGTGAAGTGAGTGGAGAGTTAAAGCAAGCCGCCTATCGTGCAGCCGATGTATTCGCTTTGCCGACGCACTCGGAGAATTTTGGTGTCGTTGTCCTTGAGGCCTTAGCCGAGGGAACTCCCGTAGTTGTGAGTAAGAACGCGCCATGGGCGGCGGTTGAAGAGAGGCGAGCTGGTTTCTGGATCGAGAATACACCGTTGGCACTATCGCACGCATTGACGACGATCTTGTCTAATCCAGATCTGCATGAGGAGATGTCTCGCAACGCGAAGGATTTTGTAATTGAGCAGTTTTCCTGGGCGTCAATTGGCAGATCGATTGAGCAAATGTATCAACAGATTATCGCTCGTTCACAAACATTAATCG